The following are encoded in a window of Thunnus albacares chromosome 17, fThuAlb1.1, whole genome shotgun sequence genomic DNA:
- the LOC122967392 gene encoding GTPase IMAP family member 6, whose translation MDKRKKGSSMELRLMVVGSSGSSQLLLTNAILGREEFSKDVISISDSRKNVGELAGRRMAVINGPNIYEKDISQVKRKMELRRSKCLCIPGPHAFLVAFDMEKISPNDIRTPKLLMRRFGRHCLRHCMVLLACEGNTEGAALEDRVKKTDWHLRELIEKFGGRFHVFSKNWRDRSRDRELLQKIERMVASLGGGHFSSRTFQKAEVSVKKEEKKLRKQRAAENEKVWTDLEKHYISDELYHHKDAYVTNVSAEIRAKAEMDNGWLRTSLARGLGTGIVVGAVMGALVGSIEGPGGMIFYGIIGGAVGGSAGGTAQVAIKHMEDRVAPTARVNFNSIFINRFFAATRP comes from the exons ATGGATAAGAGGAAGAAAG GATCTTCTATGGAATTGAGGCTTATGGTGGTTGGTAGCAGTGGATCCTCTCAGTTATTACTAACCAATGCAATTCTTGGGAGGGAGGAGTTTTCTAAGGATGTTATCAGCATTTCTGACAGCAGGAAGAATGTTGGAGAACTGGCTGGTAGACGAATGGCTGTGATCAATGGTCCAAACATCTACGAAAAGGATATATCTCAAGTCAAGAGGAAGATGGAGCTGAGAAGGTCTAAGTGCTTATGTATCCCCGGTCCCCATGCCTTTCTTGTTGCCTTTGACATGGAGAAAATCTCCCCAAATGATATAAGAACACCCAAGCTGCTGATGAGGCGTTTTGGAAGACACTGTCTGAGACACTGCATGGTTCTCCTGGCCTGTGAAGGAAATACGGAGGGAGCTGCCTTGGAAGACAGGGTGAAGAAGACTGACTGGCACCTGAGAGAACTGATCGAGAAGTTTGGTGGAcgctttcatgttttcagtaAGAACTGGAGAGATCGCAGCCGTGACAGAGAGCTGCTGCAGAAGATCGAGCGGATGGTGGCCTCCTTAGGGGGGGGGCACTTCTCGAGCAGAACTTTCCAGAAAGCAGAGGTCAGCGtgaagaaggaggaaaagaagctTAGGAagcagagggcagcagagaATGAGAAGGTGTGGACTGACTTGGAGAAGCATTACATATCGGATGAGTTGTATCACCACAAGGATGCCTACGTCACCAATGTTTCAGCAGAGATCAGAGCCAAGGCAGAGATGGACAACGGCTGGCTCAGAACTTCCCTGGCTAGAGGGTTGGGGACAGGTATTGTTGTGGGAGCTGTCATGGGTGCACTGGTTGGGTCTATAGAAGGGCCAGGGGGGATGATTTTCTATGGGATCATAGGTGGTGCAGTAGGTGGATCAGCAGGAGGAACAGCCCAGGTGGCTATAAAGCATATGGAAGACAGAGTGGCCCCAACTGCCAGAGTCAACTTCAACTCAATCTTCATCAATCGCTTCTTTGCAGCTACTCGTCCGTGA
- the btr02 gene encoding bloodthirsty-related gene family, member 2: protein MASTISLLSKKHFLCSLCRDIFTSPVTIPCGHSFCLSCLCHYWTRHQSRYCPYCRRVFTDRPDLSVNRILAEVSDNYKKTQPQKPPDDEMVIDVEQMIQERVQKIERLKHSLELQKNSYLREVRESQKVFSSLVNAMEKSHKAVVAAIEERQREEEKKVETLVRELEQEIQELRKETAESDPQIPVNCDQSDDTKEGTMNIVSPMCLSEMKDWFKVTIETDPCLGVTRRALSDMMDKIKAEVNRLSKSELKRIEKYTVDVSLSAKTAHPVLFVSDDRKQVRHTDKFQEVPDHPKRFDRVANVLAKESFNSVRCYWEVEVGEKIEWNLGVVRQSVNRKGKFSVCPANGYWTLSLKVGGQYVANTSPVTLLALEQRPRTVGVFLDYTEGRVSFYCAESGVHIHTFTDTFTDRLHPFFSPGRLHGGKNAAPLIICSSFCSI, encoded by the exons ATGGCCTCTACCATCAGCCTCCTCTCCAAGAAGCACTTCCTGTGCTCTCTGTGTAGAGACATCTTCACTAGCCCAGTAACCATACCATGTGGACACAGCTTCTGCTTGTCCTGTCTTTGTCACTACTGGACACGACACCAGTCCAGATATTGCCCCTACTGCAGGAGAGTGTTTACTGACAGGCCTGACCTCAGTGTCAACCGCATTCTGGCAGAAGTCTCTGACAACTATAAGAAGACTcaaccacagaaaccacctGATGATGAGATG GTTATTGATGTTGAGCAAATGATCCAGGAAAGGGTGCAGAAGATAGAAAGATTGAAACATTCTCTTGAGCTCCAAAAG AACTCTTACCTCAGAGAGGTGCGAGAGAGCCAGAAGGTCTTCTCTTCCCTTGTAAATGCTATGGAGAAGAGTCACAAAGCTGTTGTTGCAGCAAttgaggaaagacagagagaagaggagaagaaagtgGAAACACTGGTGAGAGAGCTTGAACAGGAGATCCAGGAGCTCAGGAAGGAGACTGCTGAATCTGATCCTCAGATTCCTGTAAACTGTGATCAAAGTGACGATACAAAGGAAGGTACCATG AACATTGTTTCCCCTATGTGCCTCTCTGAGATGAAGGACTGGTTCAAGGTTACCATAGAAACTGACCCTTGTCTTGGGGTCACCAGAAGAGCACTGTCAGACATGATGGATAAGATAAAGGCAGAAGTCAACAGGCTCTCCAAATCTG AACTtaaaagaatagaaaaataCACAG TGGATGTCAGTCTGAGTGCTAAGACAGCCCATCCCGTCCTCTTTGTCTCAGATGACAGAAAACAGGTGAGGCACACAGACAAATTTCAGGAGGTACCAGATCACCCCAAACGATTCGACCGTGTGGCAAATGTGCTGGCCAAAGAAAGCTTCAACAGTGTTAGGTGCTACTGGGAGGTGGAGGTCGGGGAGAAGATTGAATGGAACCTGGGTGTTGTCAGACAGTCCGTAAACAGGAAGGGCAAGTTCTCTGTCTGCCCGGCAAATGGTTACTGGACTTTAAGTCTGAAGGTGGGAGGCCAGTACGTTGCCAACACCTCTCCTGTCACGCTGTTGGCTCTAGAACAGAGACCCAGGACAGTGGGCGTCTTTCTGGACTACACAGAAGGCCGTGTATCCTTCTACTGCGCAGAATCTGGAGTCCACATTCACACTTTCACGGATACATTCACTGACAGGCTTCATCCATTCTTCAGTCCTGGTCGCCTGCATGGTGGCAAAAATGCTGCTCCCCTAATCATCTGTTCTAGTTTTTGCAGCATCTGA
- the rsad1 gene encoding radical S-adenosyl methionine domain-containing protein 1, mitochondrial, which translates to MIKHTLRAAGRVLSPGLRCFSGIPGGEITEDVSERAGSSHLTQQASLYVHWPYCLRRCSYCNFNKYIPRTDNNHIMTECLQREVETLLQLSQVSCITSVFLGGGTPSLAHPSTISAILETVSRQANLSDKAEVTLEVNPTPVGMSKLEDFCHAGVNRFSIGVQSLQDEDLKILGRDHSSHQALQTIEEARKLCPGRVSVDVMFGRPKQSVESWEKELSELLRVCDDHVSLYQLTLERGTQLFKQVQCSEVTVPADDVTAEMYQCARRTLHQHGFLQYEVSNFARHNAVSHHNMSYWKGRQYIGVGPGAHGRFVPLGEGGVIREARTQTLEPDIWIREVQQRGQGTRRRIQLSHLELLEEVLVMGMRMTEGITHKHWQLFSPQLGLHEIFGTSTDVQEFLQSGQLILDDRGLRCSWDGLALLDSMLPSLLLELETSILQRPQRDHQADGQTEKTSNPR; encoded by the exons ATGATAAAACACACGTTGCGTGCGGCAGGACGTGTCCTCTCTCCCGGTCTGCGCTGCTTCTCAGGGATTCCTGGCGGAGAAATAACTGAAGATGTGTCTGAACGTGCAGGATCTTCACATCTCACACAGCAGGCGTCTCTATATGTGCAC TGGCCGTACTGTCTCAGAAGGTGCTCCTATTGCAACTTTAACAAGTACATACCCAGAACCGACAACAACCACATCATGACTGAGTGCCTGCAGCGGGAGGTAGAGACCTTGCTGCAGCTCAGTCAGGTATCCTG CATCACCTCAGTATTCCTTGGTGGCGGGACACCAAGCCTGGCACATCCCTCAACCATCTCTGCCATCCTTGAAACTGTTTCCAGGCAGGCAAACCTCTCAGATAAGGCTGAGGTCACACTTGAGGTCAACCCTACTCCTGTGGGAATGTCAAAGTTAGAGGATTTTTGCCATGCAGGGGTGAACCGTTTCTCCATTGGGGTCCAG TCTCTGCAGGATGAGGACTTGAAAATTCTGGGAAGAGACCACAGTTCTCATCAAGCTTTGCAAACTATTGAAGAGGCGAGGAAGCTGTGCCCAGGGAGGGTGTCGGTGGATGTCATGTTCGGCCGGCCCAAACAGAGTGTGGAATCCTGGGAGAAAGAGCTGTCTGAGCTGTTGAGGGTGTGTGACGATCACGTGTCTCTGTACCAGCTGACCCTGGAGCGAGGCACCCAGCTGTTTAAACAGGTGCAATGCAGTGAAGTGACTGTGCCCGCTGATGATGTGACAGCGGAGATGTACCAGTGTGCCAGGAGGACTCTCCACCAGCATGGCTTTCTGCAGTACGAGGTGTCAAACTTTGCAAGACAT AATGCAGTGAGTCATCACAATATGAGCTACTGGAAGGGAAGACAATACATCGGTGTTGGCCCAG GAGCACATGGGCGGTTTGTGCCTCTGGGGGAGGGAGGTGTCATTCGGGAGGCCAGGACCCAGACTCTGGAGCCCGACATCTGGATCCGCGAGGTCCAGCAGAGGGGACAGGGGACACGGAGGAGGATTCAGCTCAGCCATCTTGAACT GTTGGAGGAGGTGTTGGTGATGGGAATGAGAATGACTGAGGGCATTACTCACAAG CATTGGCAGTTGTTTAGCCCTCAGCTGGGTCTCCATGAAATCTTTGGTACGTCCACTGATGTCCAAGAGTTCCTACAGAGTGGACAACTGATTCTTGATGACAG AGGTCTTCGCTGCTCCTGGGATGGACTGGCCTTGCTGGACAGCATGCTGCCATCTCTACTGTTGGAGCTGGAAACATCAATCCTTCAGAGACCACAAAGAGACCACCAAGCTGATGGACAAACAGAGAAGACCTCCAACCCACGATGA
- the cldnk gene encoding claudin k, whose translation MATTGMQLLGLIMSIVGWVGGLVVCGIPLWRVTAFIGNNIVTAQIIWEGLWMTCIVQSTGQIQCKVYDSLLALPSDMQAARGLTVFSILMCGLALALGVLGVKCTKCIGVNSLKARIARISGALFAIAGFLYLVPICWTAHSIIRDFYDPHVAAPHKRELGPALYIGWGASALLLIGGSLLYAGSSPPGIPGSPTFSSGESSPRRAPATQVKGYV comes from the coding sequence ATGGCAACCACGGGCATGCAGTTGCTAGGCCTAATCATGTCCATTGTGGGCTGGGTGGGTGGGTTAGTAGTCTGTGGCATCCCCCTGTGGCGGGTCACTGCCTTCATCGGTAACAACATAGTGACAGCTCAGATTATTTGGGAGGGCCTGTGGATGACTTGCATCGTGCAAAGCACAGGTCAGATCCAGTGTAAAGTGTATGACAGCTTGCTGGCTCTGCCCAGTGATATGCAGGCTGCCCGGGGCCTCACTGTGTTTTCTATTCTAATGTGTGGCCTGGCTCTGGCTCTGGGGGTCCTAGGAGTCAAGTGCACTAAGTGCATTGGTGTAAACAGCCTCAAGGCCCGTATTGCTCGTATTTCTGGTGCCCTTTTCGCCATCGCAGGGTTCCTTTACCTTGTGCCCATCTGCTGGACTGCCCACTCCATCATCAGGGATTTCTATGACCCACATGTGGCGGCTCCACACAAGCGTGAACTTGGCCCTGCCCTCTACATCGGCTGGGGGGCATCAGCCTTGCTCCTTATTGGGGGATCTCTGCTCTATGCTGGGTCAAGTCCCCCTGGCATCCCAGGCTCTCCCACCTTCAGCAGTGGAGAAAGCAGTCCTCGCAGGGCACCTGCCACACAAGTCAAAGGTTATGTCTAA